The following coding sequences are from one Capsicum annuum cultivar UCD-10X-F1 chromosome 3, UCD10Xv1.1, whole genome shotgun sequence window:
- the LOC107862202 gene encoding alpha-dioxygenase 2 isoform X1, whose protein sequence is MAFSFSLPAFVHPQLQHVVAKMSVFDRIVFYVVHLVDRFDLWHRLPVLLGLAYLGLRRHLHQQYNLLHVGKVNGKKYDTEEFTYRTADGTCNHPVDHLVGSQGTFFGRNMPPSTSSYGLLEPHPVTVATKLFERRKYADCGCQFNMIACAWVQFMIHDWNDHMEDTKQVELRAPQDVATRCPLKSFKFLKTKKLPTGSPDLKFGHLNSRTPWWDGSVIYGNNEEGMVRVRTFKDGKLSVSGDGLLEHDDKGIPISGDVRNHWAGYSLLQALFVKEHNAICAMLKEQYPEFDDEKLYRHARLITSAVIAKIHTIDFSIEIVKTDTVKAGTRVNWYGFLGKKIKDKLGPKFGPILSGLVGLKRPRDHGTPYSLTEEFVSVYRIHSLLPETNVLRDLKSTISEEKFLPIQEEIPMREMIGKEGEKNLSKIGMEQMLVSMGHQSSGAATLWNYPSWMRNLVPHDIDGDDRPDLVDMAALDIYRDRERGIPRYNEFRRNLLMVPISKWEDLTDDEEVIDALQEVYGDDTEKLDLQVGLHAEKKIKGFAISETAFNIFLLIASRRLEADRFFTTDFNSRTYTEKGFEWVNKTETLKDVIDRHFPEMTAKYMRCTSAFSLWSSDPDPKHYLPLYLRPAT, encoded by the exons ATGGCATTCTCATTTTCTCTTCCAGCCTTTGTTCATCCCCAACTCCAGCATGTTGTTGCAAAGATGTCTGTGTTTGACAGAATTGTGTTCTAT GTGGTACATCTCGTGGACAGGTTTGATCTATGGCATAGGTTACCGGTATTACTGGGGTTGGCTTACCTAGGACTAAGAAGACACTTGCACCAGCAATATAACCTCTTACATGTAGGAAAAGTTAATGGCAAGAAATATGACACGGAAGAGTTTACCTATCGGACTGCTGATGGTACGTGCAATCATCCTGTGGATCATCTAGTGGGCAGTCAAGGAACCTTCTTTGGCCGCAACATGCCACCATCAACTTCAAGTTATGGG CTGCTGGAACCACACCCTGTAACAGTGGCAACAAAGCTCTTCGAAAGAAGAAAGTACGCAGATTGCGGGTGCCAATTTAACATGATAGCGTGTGCGTGGGTACAGTTTATGATCCATGATTGGAATGACCATATGGAGGACACTAAACAG GTGGAGCTTAGAGCTCCTCAGGATGTTGCAACAAGATGTCCGTTGAAGTCATTTAAGTTCCTCAAGACCAAAAAACTTCCCACAGGTTCACCTGATCTGAAGTTTGGGCATTTGAATTCAAGGACCCCATGGTG GGACGGGAGTGTAATATATGGCAACAACGAAGAGGGCATGGTTAGGGTGAGAACATTTAAAGATGGAAAGCTCAGTGTCTCAGGAGATGGACTTCTTGAACATGATGATAAAGGCATTCCAATATCCGGAGATGTTCGAAACCACTGGGCAGGCTACTCTCTCTTGCAGGCCTTGTTTGTGAAGGAGCATAATGCCATATGTGCTATGCTGAAA GAACAGTACCCTGAATTTGATGATGAAAAGCTGTACCGACATGCAAGATTGATAACCTCAGCAGTCATTGCTAAAATCCACACGATTGatttttcaattgaaattgtTAAGACTGATACTGTCAAAGCAGGAACGAGGGTCAACTG GTATGGCTTTTTGGGGAAGAAAATAAAGGATAAGTTAGGACCCAAGTTTGGACCGATACTGAGTGGATTAGTTGGTCTTAAAAGGCCTAGAGATCACGGTACACCCTACTCGTTGACTGAAGAGTTTGTTAGCGTCTACAGAATTCACTCACTTTTACCTGAGACAAATGTTCTGAGGGACTTGAAGTCGACTATTTCAGAAGAAAAATTCTTGCCTATTCAAGAAGA GATTCCTATGAGGGAAATGATCGGGAAAGAAGGAGAAAAGAACTTGTCCAAAATCGGTATGGAGCAGATGCTGGTCTCGATGGGTCATCAGTCAAGCGGAGCTGCTACATTGTGGAATTATCCATCGTGGATGAGGAACCTTGTTCCTCATGATATCGATGGAGATGATAGGCCTGATTTAGTTGACATGGCCGCCTTGGACA TTTATAGAGACCGAGAGAGAGGAATTCCACGGTACAATGAGTTCAGAAGGAATTTGCTGATGGTACCAATTAGCAAGTGGGAAGATTTAACTGATGATGAAGAAGTAATTGACGCTCTCCAAGAAGTATATGGTGATGATACTGAGAAGCTAGATCTCCAAGTTGGTTTACACGCGGAGAAGAAAATTAAAGGCTTTGCCATTAGTGAAACTGCCTTCAACATATTCCTGCTCATTGCTTCAAG GAGGCTAGAAGCTGATCGATTCTTCACAACTGACTTCAATTCGCGAACCTACACGGAGAAAGGCTTCGAATGGGTAAACAAGACAGAGACATTAAAGGATGTTATCGATCGACACTTCCCTGAAATGACAGCGAAATACATGAGATGCACAAGTGCTTTCTCACTATGGAGTTCGGATCCAGATCCTAAACACTACTTACCTCTATATCTGAGACCAGCAACCTAA
- the LOC107862202 gene encoding alpha-dioxygenase 2 isoform X2 yields the protein MAFSFSLPAFVHPQLQHVVAKMSVFDRIVFYVVHLVDRFDLWHRLPVLLGLAYLGLRRHLHQQYNLLHVGKVNGKKYDTEEFTYRTADGTCNHPVDHLVGSQGTFFGRNMPPSTSSYGLLEPHPVTVATKLFERRKYADCGCQFNMIACAWVQFMIHDWNDHMEDTKQVELRAPQDVATRCPLKSFKFLKTKKLPTGSPDLKFGHLNSRTPWWDGSVIYGNNEEGMVRVRTFKDGKLSVSGDGLLEHDDKGIPISGDVRNHWAGYSLLQALFVKEHNAICAMLKEQYPEFDDEKLYRHARLITSAVIAKIHTIDFSIEIVKTDTVKAGTRVNWIPMREMIGKEGEKNLSKIGMEQMLVSMGHQSSGAATLWNYPSWMRNLVPHDIDGDDRPDLVDMAALDIYRDRERGIPRYNEFRRNLLMVPISKWEDLTDDEEVIDALQEVYGDDTEKLDLQVGLHAEKKIKGFAISETAFNIFLLIASRRLEADRFFTTDFNSRTYTEKGFEWVNKTETLKDVIDRHFPEMTAKYMRCTSAFSLWSSDPDPKHYLPLYLRPAT from the exons ATGGCATTCTCATTTTCTCTTCCAGCCTTTGTTCATCCCCAACTCCAGCATGTTGTTGCAAAGATGTCTGTGTTTGACAGAATTGTGTTCTAT GTGGTACATCTCGTGGACAGGTTTGATCTATGGCATAGGTTACCGGTATTACTGGGGTTGGCTTACCTAGGACTAAGAAGACACTTGCACCAGCAATATAACCTCTTACATGTAGGAAAAGTTAATGGCAAGAAATATGACACGGAAGAGTTTACCTATCGGACTGCTGATGGTACGTGCAATCATCCTGTGGATCATCTAGTGGGCAGTCAAGGAACCTTCTTTGGCCGCAACATGCCACCATCAACTTCAAGTTATGGG CTGCTGGAACCACACCCTGTAACAGTGGCAACAAAGCTCTTCGAAAGAAGAAAGTACGCAGATTGCGGGTGCCAATTTAACATGATAGCGTGTGCGTGGGTACAGTTTATGATCCATGATTGGAATGACCATATGGAGGACACTAAACAG GTGGAGCTTAGAGCTCCTCAGGATGTTGCAACAAGATGTCCGTTGAAGTCATTTAAGTTCCTCAAGACCAAAAAACTTCCCACAGGTTCACCTGATCTGAAGTTTGGGCATTTGAATTCAAGGACCCCATGGTG GGACGGGAGTGTAATATATGGCAACAACGAAGAGGGCATGGTTAGGGTGAGAACATTTAAAGATGGAAAGCTCAGTGTCTCAGGAGATGGACTTCTTGAACATGATGATAAAGGCATTCCAATATCCGGAGATGTTCGAAACCACTGGGCAGGCTACTCTCTCTTGCAGGCCTTGTTTGTGAAGGAGCATAATGCCATATGTGCTATGCTGAAA GAACAGTACCCTGAATTTGATGATGAAAAGCTGTACCGACATGCAAGATTGATAACCTCAGCAGTCATTGCTAAAATCCACACGATTGatttttcaattgaaattgtTAAGACTGATACTGTCAAAGCAGGAACGAGGGTCAACTG GATTCCTATGAGGGAAATGATCGGGAAAGAAGGAGAAAAGAACTTGTCCAAAATCGGTATGGAGCAGATGCTGGTCTCGATGGGTCATCAGTCAAGCGGAGCTGCTACATTGTGGAATTATCCATCGTGGATGAGGAACCTTGTTCCTCATGATATCGATGGAGATGATAGGCCTGATTTAGTTGACATGGCCGCCTTGGACA TTTATAGAGACCGAGAGAGAGGAATTCCACGGTACAATGAGTTCAGAAGGAATTTGCTGATGGTACCAATTAGCAAGTGGGAAGATTTAACTGATGATGAAGAAGTAATTGACGCTCTCCAAGAAGTATATGGTGATGATACTGAGAAGCTAGATCTCCAAGTTGGTTTACACGCGGAGAAGAAAATTAAAGGCTTTGCCATTAGTGAAACTGCCTTCAACATATTCCTGCTCATTGCTTCAAG GAGGCTAGAAGCTGATCGATTCTTCACAACTGACTTCAATTCGCGAACCTACACGGAGAAAGGCTTCGAATGGGTAAACAAGACAGAGACATTAAAGGATGTTATCGATCGACACTTCCCTGAAATGACAGCGAAATACATGAGATGCACAAGTGCTTTCTCACTATGGAGTTCGGATCCAGATCCTAAACACTACTTACCTCTATATCTGAGACCAGCAACCTAA
- the LOC107865888 gene encoding exonuclease 1 isoform X1, translated as MGIQGLLRFMKPYVEPVHIKKYAGKRVGIDAYGWLHKGAYSCSMELYLNSEGDKKLQYLNYFMHRINMLRHYKITPVVVFDGGNLPCKSATEGERHKRRKTNRDQAMLKLKEGNVTGAIELFQRAVSVTPSMAHQLIQILKSENIEFVVAPYEADAQLAYLSNLEDEKNEIVAVISEDSDLLAYGCSSVLFKMDAHGNGQEVVLDHVFSNVTRVPSFRHFNKDLFIGMCVLAGCDFLPSVPGIGITRAYNLVSKYRNLDRVLSMLKFEKGDQMPEDYTKSFREAVAVFNHARIYDVSLKRAKHLKPIPEELLQFLDEELDFLGPEILPSLATSIAQGNIDPCTMEAFNVFPSTVNHVSTANIKKISGPFSRQEAFTQASKDSNVFAISSSKSRKEATVAETKQTSDEQQQCPFMDESECLEEAVSLQNMLRPSISTGKMVGEEKNRQQKEVLKVPDNNPFRKRKLEEIEPDEMDSVTKVVSEVTEVESLEVICTIPESQKSVESKPVKRIELKRVTKENKVKRSNSLTSENKKNTILNFFSRV; from the exons atgggtaTCCAAGGTCTCCTCCGGTTCATGAAGCCCTATGTTGAACCGGTCCACATTAAAAAATACGCCGGCAAAAGG GTGGGGATTGATGCTTATGGTTGGCTTCACAAAGGag CATATTCATGTAGTATGGAGCTTTACCTTAATTCGGAGGGTGACAAGAAATTGCAGTACTTGAACTACTTTATGCATCGAATCAATATGCTTCGACATTACAAGATCACCCCTGTAGTTGTTTTTGATGGTGGGAACTTACCCTGCAAGAGTGCCACTGAAGGCGAGAGGCACAA GAGAAGGAAAACAAATAGAGATCAGGCAATGTTAAAGCTAAAGGAAGGAAATGTTACTGGTGCCATTGAGCTCTTCCAG AGGGCAGTGAGTGTCACTCCATCAATGGCGCATCAACTCATACAG ATACTGAAGTCAGAGAATATAGAATTCGTTGTAGCACCATATGAAGCTGATGCACAACTAGCCTACTTGTCTAACCTcgaagatgaaaaaaatgaaattgtgGCAGTAATTTCTGAGGATAGCGACTTACTGGCATATGGTTGTTCCTCT GTTTTATTTAAGATGGATGCCCATGGCAATGGTCAAGAAGTAGTACTAGATCATGTTTTCAGCAATGTTACTCGTGTTCCTTCCTTCAGACATTTCAACAAAGACTTATTTATAG GCATGTGTGTCTTAGCTGGCTGTGATTTTCTTCCGTCAGTTCCTGGTATAGGAATTACAAGAGCTTATAATCTGGTCTCCAAATATCGCAACTTAGATCGA GTTCTTTCCATGTTAAAGTTTGAGAAGGGAGATCAAATGCCTGAAGATTACACAAAATCATTTAGAGAAGCAGTTGCGGTTTTCAATCATGCTAGAAT ATATGATGTTAGTTTGAAGCGGGCCAAGCACTTGAAACCCATCCCAGAAGAGCTGTTGCAATTTCTGGACgaagaacttgatttcttagGACC AGAAATTCTTCCGTCACTGGCAACTTCAATTGCTCAAGGTAACATAGATCCTTGTACAATGGAGGCCTTCAATGTTTTTCCAAGTACAGTTAATCATGTTTCTACTGCAAACATCAAAAAAATCAGTGGTCCCTTTTCTCGACAAGAGGCATTTACTCAAGCTTCAAAAGACAGCAACGTTTTTGCTATTTCTTCAAGTAAATCCAGAAAAGAAGCAACAG TGGCGGAGACGAAGCAAACCTCTGATGAGCAACAACAGTGTCCGTTTATGGATGAAAGTGAGTGCTTAGAGGAAGCAGTATCTCTTCAAAACATGCTACGCCCTTCAATATCAACTGGGAAGATGGTGGGAGAAGAGAAAAACCGTCAGCAGAAAGAAGTGCTGAAAGTTCCAGATAATAATCCTTTTAGGAAAAGAAAACTGGAGGAAATTGAGCCAGATGAGATGGATAGTGTCACTAAAGTAGTCTCAGAAGTTACGGAGGTTGAAAGCCTGGAGGTGATATGTACAATTCCAGAATCACAAAAAAGTGTGGAATCCAAACCGGTTAAAAGGATTGAGTTAAAAAGAGTTACCAAAGAAAACAAGGTTAAGAGGAGTAACTCCCTAACTTcagaaaacaagaaaaacactATACTAAATTTCTTTTCTCgagtttaa
- the LOC107865888 gene encoding exonuclease 1 isoform X2: MELYLNSEGDKKLQYLNYFMHRINMLRHYKITPVVVFDGGNLPCKSATEGERHKRRKTNRDQAMLKLKEGNVTGAIELFQRAVSVTPSMAHQLIQILKSENIEFVVAPYEADAQLAYLSNLEDEKNEIVAVISEDSDLLAYGCSSVLFKMDAHGNGQEVVLDHVFSNVTRVPSFRHFNKDLFIGMCVLAGCDFLPSVPGIGITRAYNLVSKYRNLDRVLSMLKFEKGDQMPEDYTKSFREAVAVFNHARIYDVSLKRAKHLKPIPEELLQFLDEELDFLGPEILPSLATSIAQGNIDPCTMEAFNVFPSTVNHVSTANIKKISGPFSRQEAFTQASKDSNVFAISSSKSRKEATVAETKQTSDEQQQCPFMDESECLEEAVSLQNMLRPSISTGKMVGEEKNRQQKEVLKVPDNNPFRKRKLEEIEPDEMDSVTKVVSEVTEVESLEVICTIPESQKSVESKPVKRIELKRVTKENKVKRSNSLTSENKKNTILNFFSRV; the protein is encoded by the exons ATGGAGCTTTACCTTAATTCGGAGGGTGACAAGAAATTGCAGTACTTGAACTACTTTATGCATCGAATCAATATGCTTCGACATTACAAGATCACCCCTGTAGTTGTTTTTGATGGTGGGAACTTACCCTGCAAGAGTGCCACTGAAGGCGAGAGGCACAA GAGAAGGAAAACAAATAGAGATCAGGCAATGTTAAAGCTAAAGGAAGGAAATGTTACTGGTGCCATTGAGCTCTTCCAG AGGGCAGTGAGTGTCACTCCATCAATGGCGCATCAACTCATACAG ATACTGAAGTCAGAGAATATAGAATTCGTTGTAGCACCATATGAAGCTGATGCACAACTAGCCTACTTGTCTAACCTcgaagatgaaaaaaatgaaattgtgGCAGTAATTTCTGAGGATAGCGACTTACTGGCATATGGTTGTTCCTCT GTTTTATTTAAGATGGATGCCCATGGCAATGGTCAAGAAGTAGTACTAGATCATGTTTTCAGCAATGTTACTCGTGTTCCTTCCTTCAGACATTTCAACAAAGACTTATTTATAG GCATGTGTGTCTTAGCTGGCTGTGATTTTCTTCCGTCAGTTCCTGGTATAGGAATTACAAGAGCTTATAATCTGGTCTCCAAATATCGCAACTTAGATCGA GTTCTTTCCATGTTAAAGTTTGAGAAGGGAGATCAAATGCCTGAAGATTACACAAAATCATTTAGAGAAGCAGTTGCGGTTTTCAATCATGCTAGAAT ATATGATGTTAGTTTGAAGCGGGCCAAGCACTTGAAACCCATCCCAGAAGAGCTGTTGCAATTTCTGGACgaagaacttgatttcttagGACC AGAAATTCTTCCGTCACTGGCAACTTCAATTGCTCAAGGTAACATAGATCCTTGTACAATGGAGGCCTTCAATGTTTTTCCAAGTACAGTTAATCATGTTTCTACTGCAAACATCAAAAAAATCAGTGGTCCCTTTTCTCGACAAGAGGCATTTACTCAAGCTTCAAAAGACAGCAACGTTTTTGCTATTTCTTCAAGTAAATCCAGAAAAGAAGCAACAG TGGCGGAGACGAAGCAAACCTCTGATGAGCAACAACAGTGTCCGTTTATGGATGAAAGTGAGTGCTTAGAGGAAGCAGTATCTCTTCAAAACATGCTACGCCCTTCAATATCAACTGGGAAGATGGTGGGAGAAGAGAAAAACCGTCAGCAGAAAGAAGTGCTGAAAGTTCCAGATAATAATCCTTTTAGGAAAAGAAAACTGGAGGAAATTGAGCCAGATGAGATGGATAGTGTCACTAAAGTAGTCTCAGAAGTTACGGAGGTTGAAAGCCTGGAGGTGATATGTACAATTCCAGAATCACAAAAAAGTGTGGAATCCAAACCGGTTAAAAGGATTGAGTTAAAAAGAGTTACCAAAGAAAACAAGGTTAAGAGGAGTAACTCCCTAACTTcagaaaacaagaaaaacactATACTAAATTTCTTTTCTCgagtttaa